Proteins co-encoded in one Halococcus salsus genomic window:
- a CDS encoding pyridoxal phosphate-dependent aminotransferase, with amino-acid sequence MTDRSLPEDIVGADRTSGVAESVIREMTREALQQDAINLSQGIPDAGETPDTVEKAAKNAISTESQYTITWGLPDLRDAVSEQYAEWKSVEYDPETEVTITTGTSEAIMSTMLALAEKGDEVIYFEPVYESYIPASQFAGATAIPLDITDSLELDYNRLEAAAEDARILVLNTPMNPTGKVFTREELKRIEDIVFEHDLILLTDEIYEHIVYDENYLSPIEVGDLADRTVVCTGMSKTFSVTGWRVGFCLAPEYLSKELRKVHDYATICAPTPFQRAGVEALSLPDSYYTDLADAYESRRDRLYEGLCEAGLDPIKPDGAYYMMTRYPTNENDIEFCYRLIREAGVAAVPGSSFYTDPDAEADWIRFTFSRNESTLDEAIERLCENRWW; translated from the coding sequence ATGACTGATCGCTCCCTCCCGGAGGATATCGTCGGAGCCGATCGGACGTCTGGCGTCGCCGAGTCGGTGATCCGCGAAATGACGCGGGAAGCATTGCAGCAGGACGCGATCAACCTCTCGCAGGGCATCCCCGACGCGGGCGAGACACCAGACACAGTCGAGAAAGCCGCCAAAAACGCAATCAGTACCGAGAGCCAGTACACGATCACGTGGGGGCTACCGGACCTCAGGGACGCGGTTTCGGAGCAGTACGCGGAGTGGAAAAGCGTCGAGTACGACCCCGAGACCGAGGTAACGATCACGACTGGCACCAGCGAAGCGATCATGTCGACGATGCTCGCCCTTGCTGAGAAGGGTGACGAAGTGATCTACTTCGAGCCGGTCTACGAGAGTTATATTCCGGCCAGTCAGTTCGCCGGCGCGACGGCTATCCCACTCGACATCACGGACAGCCTCGAACTCGACTACAATCGACTCGAAGCGGCGGCCGAAGATGCCCGGATTCTCGTCCTCAACACGCCGATGAATCCGACTGGGAAAGTCTTCACTCGGGAAGAACTCAAGCGCATCGAGGATATCGTCTTCGAACACGACCTGATCCTGCTCACTGACGAGATCTACGAGCACATCGTCTACGATGAGAACTACCTCAGCCCTATTGAGGTCGGTGACCTCGCCGACCGAACGGTTGTCTGCACCGGGATGTCGAAGACGTTCAGCGTCACCGGCTGGCGCGTCGGCTTCTGTCTCGCGCCGGAGTATCTCTCGAAGGAGCTTCGGAAAGTCCACGACTACGCGACGATCTGCGCGCCGACACCGTTCCAGCGAGCGGGCGTCGAGGCGCTTTCGCTCCCCGACTCCTACTACACGGACCTCGCGGACGCCTATGAGAGTCGGCGTGACCGGCTCTACGAGGGGCTATGCGAGGCGGGTCTCGATCCCATCAAACCCGACGGTGCCTACTACATGATGACACGCTATCCGACCAACGAGAACGATATCGAGTTCTGCTACCGACTCATCCGTGAAGCGGGCGTCGCCGCTGTGCCCGGCAGCAGTTTCTACACTGACCCGGACGCCGAGGCAGACTGGATCCGGTTCACGTTCTCGCGAAACGAATCGACCCTTGATGAAGCGATAGAGCGCCTGTGTGAGAATCGCTGGTGGTAA
- the gfo6 gene encoding D-xylose 1-dehydrogenase Gfo6, producing MSFVDWFDDYEDRDWQTTTEGTVRYALVGLGWWTTEVAMPAIADSEFGETTVLVSSSTEKAEQVAEENDVSRGITNDDFKDGEASEHYDAVYVCTPNAYHLEYVEAAAELDKGIICEKPMEASVERAERMVEACEHGGVPLMIAYRMQTEPAVRRARELVESGFVGEPMTVYGHNSQPLLEMIPDPNQWRLTPDLTGYGTSVMDLGIYSINTARYLLDRDPVAVQSILATEHEDFEGLDDERAAFMLDFDGIEMVSTATQNGQTDSQLTITGTEGQVEIRPAFPGTCRLHVRRGDQSLDFDREEFGAVEEMREEFDYFADRLLTSTPIKPDGEHGLFDLKIVRAIHEAAKTDRSVAISE from the coding sequence GTGTCATTCGTAGACTGGTTTGATGATTACGAGGACCGTGACTGGCAGACGACAACTGAAGGGACTGTCCGCTACGCCCTAGTCGGTCTTGGCTGGTGGACAACCGAGGTCGCAATGCCCGCGATTGCCGACTCGGAGTTCGGTGAGACCACAGTGTTAGTCAGTAGTTCGACCGAGAAGGCCGAGCAGGTCGCCGAGGAGAACGATGTCTCCCGAGGGATCACCAACGACGACTTCAAAGATGGCGAAGCGAGCGAGCATTACGACGCGGTTTACGTCTGTACCCCGAACGCCTACCACTTAGAGTACGTCGAGGCGGCCGCCGAACTCGACAAGGGCATCATCTGCGAGAAACCAATGGAAGCCAGCGTCGAGCGCGCCGAACGGATGGTCGAGGCCTGCGAGCACGGGGGTGTCCCGCTGATGATCGCCTACCGAATGCAGACCGAACCTGCGGTCAGGCGCGCCCGCGAACTCGTCGAATCGGGCTTCGTCGGCGAGCCGATGACCGTCTACGGCCACAACTCCCAGCCGCTGCTCGAAATGATCCCCGACCCCAACCAGTGGCGTCTTACCCCCGACCTCACCGGATATGGTACCTCCGTGATGGATTTAGGGATCTACTCGATCAACACCGCGCGCTACCTCCTCGACCGCGATCCGGTCGCCGTCCAGTCGATATTGGCGACCGAACACGAGGACTTCGAGGGACTCGACGACGAGCGCGCCGCGTTCATGCTTGACTTCGACGGCATCGAGATGGTCTCGACCGCCACCCAGAACGGCCAGACCGACTCCCAACTCACGATCACCGGCACCGAGGGACAGGTCGAGATCCGACCCGCCTTCCCCGGAACCTGTCGTCTCCACGTCAGGCGCGGCGACCAGTCGCTCGACTTCGACCGCGAGGAGTTCGGGGCCGTCGAGGAGATGCGCGAGGAGTTCGATTACTTCGCCGATCGCCTCCTCACCAGCACTCCAATCAAACCTGATGGCGAACACGGCCTCTTTGACCTCAAAATTGTAAGAGCAATTCACGAAGCCGCCAAGACTGATAGGTCAGTCGCTATCTCAGAATAG
- a CDS encoding mandelate racemase/muconate lactonizing enzyme family protein → MVDYTQLSDPNAEYTMRDLSGDSMGIKNDASIRDAKITDVQTAMVDGNYPWVLVRVYTDAGVVGTGEAYWGGGETAVIERMRPFLIGENPLDIDRLYEHLIQKMSGEGSIAGKAISSISGIEIALHDLAGKLLGIPAYQLLGGKYRDEVRVYCDCHAGNEAEPASNAEEAERVVDELGYDAIKFDLDVPSGDEKDRANRHLSPRDIKHKEAIVREVLERVGDRAEVAFDCHWSYTADGAKRLSYALEEYPIWWLEDPVPPENHDVQRTVTQATTTPVATGENVYRTHGSRHLIENEAVDILTPDIPRVGGMREGMKIGNMADDYYIPLAMHNVSSPIGTMASAQVGAAIPNMLAVEYHSYQLGWWSDLVEESVLGAGRLPIPDEPGLGLTLDLDAVGDHLVAGETLFA, encoded by the coding sequence ATGGTCGACTACACACAGCTCAGCGACCCGAACGCCGAGTACACGATGCGGGACCTCTCGGGCGACTCGATGGGGATCAAGAACGACGCCTCGATCCGTGACGCCAAGATTACCGACGTCCAGACCGCGATGGTCGACGGCAACTACCCGTGGGTGCTCGTGCGGGTCTACACCGACGCGGGCGTCGTCGGTACAGGCGAGGCCTACTGGGGCGGGGGCGAGACCGCGGTCATCGAGCGAATGCGACCGTTCCTGATCGGCGAGAACCCGCTCGACATCGACCGGCTCTACGAACACCTCATCCAGAAGATGTCGGGCGAGGGCTCGATCGCCGGCAAGGCGATCTCCTCGATCTCGGGGATCGAAATCGCGCTTCACGACCTCGCGGGCAAACTCCTCGGGATCCCGGCCTACCAGCTCCTCGGCGGGAAGTACCGTGACGAAGTCAGGGTCTACTGTGACTGTCACGCCGGCAACGAGGCCGAACCCGCCTCGAACGCCGAGGAAGCCGAACGCGTCGTCGACGAACTCGGCTACGATGCCATCAAGTTCGACCTCGACGTCCCCTCGGGCGACGAGAAAGATCGCGCGAACCGTCACCTCTCGCCGCGCGACATCAAGCACAAAGAGGCGATCGTTCGCGAAGTTCTCGAACGAGTCGGCGACCGTGCCGAGGTGGCGTTCGACTGCCACTGGTCGTACACCGCCGACGGGGCGAAACGCCTCTCTTACGCGCTCGAAGAGTACCCGATTTGGTGGCTCGAAGACCCCGTCCCGCCGGAGAACCACGACGTCCAGCGGACAGTCACGCAGGCCACCACGACGCCGGTCGCAACGGGCGAGAACGTCTACCGGACCCACGGGAGCCGCCATCTGATCGAGAACGAGGCGGTCGACATCCTCACGCCCGACATTCCACGCGTGGGTGGGATGCGCGAGGGGATGAAGATCGGGAACATGGCCGACGACTACTACATCCCGCTCGCGATGCACAACGTTTCCTCGCCGATCGGGACGATGGCGAGCGCGCAGGTCGGGGCCGCGATCCCGAACATGCTCGCAGTTGAGTACCACTCCTACCAGCTCGGCTGGTGGAGCGATCTGGTCGAAGAGTCGGTGCTCGGGGCGGGTCGACTCCCGATCCCCGACGAGCCCGGGCTGGGACTTACGCTCGACCTCGATGCCGTCGGCGACCACCTCGTCGCGGGTGAGACCCTCTTCGCTTAA
- a CDS encoding glycoside hydrolase family 97 catalytic domain-containing protein produces the protein MIAAAAYTAGVPKAVANKIENDDDGDVHTIASPDGSIEVTVDLVDGQLTYAMAFDGRTYIDTSSLGFDFQNQSAFGASSAGTSGTAIEVTGAERQSETETWDPVWGEFESVSAEYTSLVLGLAETDDPGRTANAEFRVFNDGVGFRFALSEDFASNSDRAVITSENTQFDFAGDYTAWWMRNEVTNPRFEQEYEQTPLSAIPGGTRETRPTDTLLRNGAHTPLTMRTDDDVYMTVHESNLDDYAAATIAPRSDAGDTDFSIELTPLPDRTKVSLEPPSVTPWRTVQIGPTPGALVESQLVPLLSDPLDESAFPTVDGDVDTDWITPRKYVGIWWIMIAGGNNWEYRPDDAFDSREEAASYIHGARTERMKRYMTFASENGIDSVLAEGWNEGWDTYPGNGLGFEFGVDDSYPDFDVREVTSFGQSLDEEVEMTIHNETAGNVPNYEEEILNDDIFKQYEEVGIRSIKNGYVSDPGLGIDGDGSEPTHNQHNQLAVNHHRLVIRNAAANRQLLEIHEGIKPTGEIRTYPNVAAREVVKAQEYDGFTYLGSDVDRDHHVTLPFTRMLAGPTSYQPGIFDITFNDNRGGQIQTTRAKQLAMYPNYLGGLQMAADRIEAYVNNELEVGQLVQAPSGELDGLITLNDWRNAFGAHFVPLDPSQSPSGSSVEFVVKDVETAGQYDLHLRYAADAEQNASQVVDAGKTQATLRVNGSATTISPSFTDYWDEWDVFTTTVDLDEGENTVALELNYEDSDGEFTGDVGGFNLNTVAVSEAGADSPVPAAYEGYTPENENFETKPEFAFIEDVPAAGWDETRVVDSAVADYIVTARKKDEEWYLGAMTDENGRAVDVPLDFLAPGRSGDGDDDHPGNGKGRGRGRGKGKHGNNGRKGGKGERGRPPNGPKYVAEIYSDDVGAGVDTNPTAVRIDGAIVTPRTTLLASMAQSGGTAVRFRRARGEEIRDLPEYEYPEQEIDVSIGSEAQFGESFISATGSNDAAFVGGTIVEIEVDGDVEATDIVRLPPNSTDETIALGYSLSTAGEYDVVVRDSDGSVLASGTVTVAPGEEIATFSDPSGDDAGPGAYVYPTNGAFEEGAFDLRSFGVFETDTEYLFSFEVANLYDTFGGSFSPHYFVVYLRDPALSGGRTTTLDDLGVTAEFEAPWQYRIGASGFETGVTDADGTTLGTPETFVDFASNTVTVRVQKSQLSGLDSSSLEVVPIVGSEDTGTFRPIGIEAEQYVFGGAKEGAVENAPRIIDLLTPSDVDQADALAYSSTSLAEIPFTQI, from the coding sequence CTGATAGCCGCCGCAGCGTACACGGCAGGCGTACCAAAAGCTGTTGCCAACAAAATCGAGAACGACGACGACGGTGACGTGCACACAATTGCGTCCCCGGACGGAAGCATTGAAGTGACAGTGGACCTCGTCGACGGCCAGTTGACGTACGCAATGGCGTTCGACGGGAGAACCTACATCGATACGTCGTCGCTTGGATTCGACTTTCAGAACCAGTCAGCGTTCGGTGCCTCATCAGCGGGAACATCTGGAACAGCGATTGAGGTTACTGGTGCCGAACGACAATCAGAAACTGAAACATGGGATCCTGTCTGGGGCGAGTTTGAGAGCGTTTCCGCCGAGTATACTTCACTCGTACTCGGATTGGCTGAAACCGACGATCCGGGGCGAACGGCTAACGCGGAATTCCGCGTCTTCAACGACGGCGTTGGATTCAGATTCGCCCTCAGTGAAGACTTCGCTAGCAACAGTGACCGTGCGGTAATCACCTCGGAGAACACCCAGTTCGACTTCGCCGGGGACTATACCGCATGGTGGATGCGCAATGAAGTCACGAATCCCCGATTCGAACAAGAATACGAGCAAACACCGCTCAGTGCGATTCCGGGTGGAACCCGCGAGACCCGACCCACGGATACACTGCTCCGCAACGGGGCACACACTCCGCTAACTATGCGGACAGATGACGACGTCTACATGACCGTCCACGAGTCGAATCTCGATGACTACGCGGCAGCGACCATCGCGCCGCGTTCCGACGCCGGCGACACTGACTTCAGCATTGAGCTTACACCGCTACCCGACCGAACGAAGGTTTCGCTTGAACCCCCAAGTGTCACGCCATGGCGCACAGTACAGATCGGCCCGACCCCAGGCGCGCTCGTCGAATCACAGCTCGTTCCGCTTCTGAGCGACCCGCTCGACGAATCGGCGTTTCCCACCGTCGACGGCGACGTCGATACCGATTGGATCACCCCGCGAAAGTACGTCGGTATCTGGTGGATAATGATCGCCGGCGGGAACAACTGGGAGTACCGGCCCGACGACGCGTTCGATTCGCGGGAGGAAGCCGCGAGCTACATCCACGGCGCGCGGACCGAGCGGATGAAACGCTACATGACCTTCGCGAGCGAGAACGGGATCGACAGTGTGCTCGCGGAAGGTTGGAACGAGGGCTGGGACACCTATCCCGGAAACGGCCTCGGCTTCGAGTTCGGTGTTGACGATTCCTATCCCGACTTCGACGTCCGAGAGGTCACGTCGTTCGGCCAGAGTCTCGACGAGGAGGTAGAGATGACAATCCACAACGAGACGGCGGGCAACGTCCCGAACTATGAAGAAGAGATCCTAAACGACGACATCTTCAAGCAGTATGAAGAGGTCGGGATCCGCTCGATAAAGAATGGCTATGTCTCTGACCCGGGACTCGGTATCGACGGCGATGGCTCCGAACCGACGCACAACCAGCACAACCAGCTCGCGGTCAATCATCACAGGTTGGTCATCCGGAATGCGGCGGCGAACCGCCAGCTGCTTGAGATCCACGAGGGAATCAAGCCAACCGGCGAGATCAGAACCTACCCGAACGTTGCCGCCCGCGAGGTGGTGAAGGCCCAGGAGTACGACGGCTTCACCTACCTCGGCTCAGACGTCGACCGCGATCACCACGTCACGCTGCCGTTCACTCGAATGCTCGCAGGACCGACGAGCTATCAGCCAGGGATCTTCGACATCACGTTCAACGACAACCGCGGCGGTCAGATCCAGACGACACGAGCCAAACAGCTCGCGATGTACCCGAACTACCTCGGCGGGCTCCAGATGGCCGCCGACCGCATCGAGGCCTACGTTAACAACGAACTCGAAGTCGGGCAACTGGTTCAGGCCCCCTCGGGAGAACTCGACGGACTCATCACCCTCAACGACTGGCGAAACGCCTTCGGCGCGCACTTCGTCCCGCTGGATCCTTCACAATCCCCGTCGGGGTCCTCCGTCGAGTTCGTCGTGAAAGACGTCGAAACTGCCGGCCAGTACGACCTCCACCTCCGGTACGCGGCCGACGCGGAACAGAACGCGAGCCAAGTAGTCGACGCTGGAAAAACCCAGGCCACACTGCGCGTCAACGGTTCGGCAACGACCATCAGCCCCTCGTTCACCGACTACTGGGACGAGTGGGACGTGTTCACGACGACGGTCGATCTGGACGAAGGCGAGAATACGGTCGCGCTCGAACTCAACTACGAGGATTCGGATGGGGAGTTCACCGGCGACGTCGGCGGGTTCAACCTCAACACGGTCGCGGTGAGCGAAGCGGGTGCCGACTCGCCCGTCCCGGCAGCGTACGAGGGCTACACGCCGGAGAACGAGAACTTCGAGACGAAGCCCGAGTTCGCGTTCATCGAGGACGTTCCTGCCGCCGGCTGGGACGAGACGCGCGTCGTCGATTCGGCGGTCGCCGACTACATCGTCACCGCCCGGAAGAAGGACGAGGAGTGGTATCTCGGCGCGATGACCGACGAGAACGGCCGCGCGGTCGACGTGCCGCTCGACTTCCTCGCACCCGGCCGGTCGGGCGACGGCGATGACGACCATCCGGGGAACGGAAAGGGCCGAGGACGGGGTCGCGGAAAGGGAAAGCACGGCAACAACGGACGAAAAGGAGGGAAAGGCGAGCGTGGCCGTCCCCCCAACGGCCCGAAGTACGTCGCGGAGATCTATTCGGACGACGTCGGGGCCGGGGTCGATACGAACCCGACGGCGGTCCGGATCGACGGGGCGATCGTCACGCCGCGGACGACACTGCTCGCGTCGATGGCGCAGAGCGGCGGGACGGCCGTCAGGTTCCGCCGGGCGCGCGGCGAGGAGATCCGTGACCTGCCGGAGTACGAGTACCCCGAACAGGAGATCGACGTCTCGATAGGGAGCGAGGCGCAGTTCGGGGAGTCGTTCATCTCGGCGACGGGGTCGAACGACGCGGCGTTCGTCGGCGGAACGATAGTCGAGATCGAGGTGGATGGCGACGTCGAAGCCACCGACATCGTTCGTCTGCCACCGAATTCGACGGACGAGACGATCGCGCTTGGCTACTCCCTCAGCACCGCGGGCGAGTACGACGTCGTGGTCCGTGATTCGGACGGGTCGGTCCTCGCGTCGGGTACCGTGACGGTCGCGCCCGGCGAGGAAATCGCGACGTTCAGCGACCCGTCGGGCGACGACGCCGGGCCGGGCGCGTACGTCTACCCGACGAACGGGGCGTTCGAGGAGGGAGCGTTCGACCTCCGGTCGTTCGGGGTCTTCGAGACGGACACCGAGTACCTGTTCTCGTTCGAGGTGGCGAACCTCTACGACACGTTCGGCGGGTCGTTCTCGCCGCACTACTTCGTCGTCTACCTCCGCGATCCCGCGCTCTCCGGCGGTCGCACGACGACGCTCGACGACCTCGGCGTGACCGCCGAGTTCGAGGCCCCGTGGCAGTACCGGATCGGCGCGAGCGGGTTCGAGACCGGCGTGACCGACGCGGACGGGACGACCCTCGGGACGCCGGAGACGTTCGTCGACTTCGCGAGCAACACCGTCACCGTCCGGGTCCAGAAATCCCAACTCAGCGGGCTGGATAGCTCGAGCCTCGAAGTCGTGCCGATAGTCGGGTCCGAGGACACCGGAACCTTCCGACCCATCGGGATCGAGGCCGAACAGTACGTGTTCGGCGGGGCGAAGGAGGGCGCGGTCGAGAACGCCCCTCGGATCATTGACCTTCTCACACCATCCGATGTTGACCAAGCCGACGCGCTCGCGTACAGTAGCACGTCACTCGCAGAAATCCCGTTCACACAGATCTAA
- a CDS encoding ABC transporter substrate-binding protein: protein MAGLAGCTGGSDSSGSGNGSNGSGGSGGNNGSGGSGENNSSGNGGGSGETLTVLHGWTGGDGKKAANSLIKAFKDEHPNVNTDFQAIGGGGNTNLDTTISNRAQNENLPSSWADWPGKNLIQFTEAGLLGDIGSDVWTQDLRQNFSAEAKTYSQVGEDPDSIGDGPYVAVPLGTHRMNDLFYNVSVVEEAGVDPSSFSKPQDLIPAFKKIQNNTDAVPFAKGLQAPFTTLQLWEVVMQGQAGYQSFMDYVNGEGNEDDVRSALETVQQYYNYINDDASSISFTEANELIMSGDAAFMHNGNWVAGAYRNKQNFNYGDDWDNVSFPGTDNMYGMHLDSFPFPAGGSDVAKTWLSFVGTNKAQVAFNQYKGSIPPRTDAPTDQFDAYLTETIEDYGNVENKPPTIAHGLAVTPDVHSDIDGVITNDFLGSGNLDNATQGMLDATSN from the coding sequence ATGGCGGGGCTCGCCGGTTGTACTGGAGGAAGCGACAGTAGCGGAAGCGGTAACGGAAGCAACGGAAGCGGGGGTAGTGGGGGGAACAACGGCAGTGGCGGTAGCGGCGAGAACAATAGCAGCGGCAACGGCGGCGGCAGCGGGGAGACGCTCACCGTGCTCCACGGCTGGACCGGCGGTGACGGCAAGAAGGCTGCCAACAGCCTCATCAAGGCGTTCAAAGACGAACACCCCAACGTCAACACCGACTTCCAAGCGATCGGCGGCGGCGGGAACACCAACCTCGATACGACGATCTCGAACCGGGCACAGAACGAGAACCTCCCGAGTTCCTGGGCGGACTGGCCCGGCAAGAACCTCATTCAGTTCACCGAGGCTGGTTTGCTGGGGGACATCGGGAGCGACGTCTGGACCCAGGACCTCCGACAGAACTTCTCGGCGGAGGCCAAGACCTACTCCCAGGTCGGTGAGGATCCCGATTCGATCGGTGACGGTCCCTACGTGGCGGTCCCGCTCGGCACCCACCGGATGAACGACCTCTTCTACAACGTTTCGGTCGTCGAGGAGGCCGGGGTCGACCCGAGTTCGTTCTCGAAGCCACAGGACCTCATCCCGGCGTTCAAGAAAATCCAGAACAACACCGACGCCGTGCCGTTCGCGAAGGGCCTCCAGGCTCCGTTCACCACCCTCCAGCTCTGGGAGGTCGTGATGCAGGGGCAGGCGGGTTACCAGTCGTTCATGGACTATGTCAACGGTGAGGGGAACGAGGACGACGTCCGCTCCGCCCTCGAAACGGTCCAGCAGTACTACAACTACATCAACGACGACGCCTCCTCGATCAGCTTCACCGAGGCGAACGAACTCATCATGAGTGGCGACGCCGCCTTCATGCACAACGGCAACTGGGTCGCTGGTGCCTACCGGAACAAACAGAACTTCAACTACGGTGACGACTGGGACAACGTCTCCTTCCCGGGCACCGACAACATGTACGGGATGCACCTCGATTCGTTCCCGTTCCCGGCTGGCGGCTCCGACGTCGCCAAGACCTGGCTCTCGTTCGTGGGCACCAATAAGGCCCAAGTCGCGTTCAATCAGTATAAGGGATCGATCCCGCCACGGACGGACGCGCCAACCGACCAGTTCGACGCGTATCTCACCGAGACGATCGAGGATTACGGCAACGTTGAGAACAAGCCCCCGACGATCGCCCACGGGCTGGCGGTCACCCCCGACGTCCACAGCGACATCGACGGCGTGATCACCAACGACTTCCTCGGCTCTGGCAACCTCGACAACGCCACTCAGGGGATGCTCGACGCCACCTCGAACTAA